A part of Bufo bufo chromosome 7, aBufBuf1.1, whole genome shotgun sequence genomic DNA contains:
- the LOC121007866 gene encoding prostasin-like, with the protein MTSDRVVGGQDAFYGEWPWQISLRKNGFHICGGVMIDSQWVLSAAHCFIRPYSTSDYKVYLGAYQLSVPTGIMSAVSAIYIHPIYQRAGSSGDIALIKLQNPVEYSDYVMPICIPTQDVQFPSKLNCFVTGWGSIKSGVSLPAPQTLQKVQVPIIDRAECDAMYHSNNPTTPVNVTLIQWDMVCAGYKDGQKDACQGDSGGPLSCRWEGSWLLAGLVSWGFGCAIPNRPGVYTRVTAYSDWIKQYVPQLQLTPAVITEPNPTNGSVGPSSVLTLLLFLAALLLHKLW; encoded by the exons ATGACGTCGGATCGCGTTGTGGGCGGACAGGACGCCTTCTATGGCGAGTGGCCCTGGCAAATAAGCTTGAGAAAAAATGGGTTCCATATCTGTGGTGGAGTGATGATTGACAGTCAGTGGGTGCTGAGTGCGGCCCACTGCTTCATCCG GCCTTACTCAACCTCAGATTATAAGGTGTATCTGGGAGCATACCAGCTGTCAGTACCCACAGGCATCATGTCTGCTGTCAGCGCCATTTATATCCACCCAATATATCAACGAGCAGGGTCCAGCGGGGACATCGCCCTCATCAAGCTTCAGAACCCAGTGGAGTACTCCGACTATGTGATGCCCATCTGCATCCCCACCCAAGACGTCCAATTCCCCAGTAAACTCAACTGCTTTGTGACCGGCTGGGGATCCATCAAATCCGGAG TGAGCCTACCAGCACCTCAGACACTACAGAAGGTCCAGGTCCCCATCATAGACCGTGCAGAGTGTGATGCCATGTACCACAGTAATAACCCCACAACACCTGTCAACGTCACCTTAATACAGTGGGATATGGTCTGCGCTGGATACAAGGATGGTCAGAAGGATGCCTGCCAG GGTGATTCTGGTGGCCCATTGTCTTGTCGATGGGAGGGATCGTGGCTCTTGGCTGGACTGGTCAGTTGGGGTTTCGGCTGTGCAATTCCAAACCGTCCAGGTGTATACACCAGAGTGACTGCATATTCAGACTGGATTAAGCAATACGTCCCACAACTCCAGCTGACACCTGCTGTCATCACTGAACCAAATCCCACCAATGGCTCAGTGGGGCCATCTTCAGTCCTCACCCTTCTCCTCTTCCTTGCTGCTCTGTTGTTGCACAAGCTCTGGTAG